One window of Dermacentor andersoni chromosome 7, qqDerAnde1_hic_scaffold, whole genome shotgun sequence genomic DNA carries:
- the LOC129385381 gene encoding uncharacterized protein yields the protein MEKTRANISMFPMGPNSMDLPKLPMEFMKELTDNNRRHALTSFAMFARLYRMPEEWSKNNNTIREASQVILLEYRMVCHYTNIAAYPGDPSTSYASDRTTGFLAIFDTAQNVKDKIAYRKKKNIPDEFSGVMVFHVEMDDYAGTCGEGVFPRLYALRSELRK from the exons ATGGAAAAAACCAGAGCGAATATTTCGATGTTTCCTATGGGGCCCAACAGCATGGATCTCCCCAAGCTGCCAATG GAGTTTATGAAAGAACTGACAGACAATAACCGGCGCCACGCCCTGACATCATTCGCCATGTTCGCGCGTCTGTACCGCATGCCGGAGGAATGGAGTAAGAACAACAACACTATCCGCGAAGCTAGCCAAGTCATCCTCTTGGAATACCGAATG GTGTGTCATTACACCAATATTGCCGCGTATCCCGGTGACCCGAGCACCTCGTACGCAAGCGACCGGACCACCGGGTTTCTGGCAATTTTTGACACCGCCCAGAACGTAAAAGACAAG ATCGCCTACCGCAAGAAAAAGAACATTCCAGACGAATTCAGCGGCGTAATGGTTTTTCATGTGGAGATGGACGATTACGCCGGCACCTGCGGAGAGGGTGTGTTCCCTCGACTGTATGCCCTACGAAGCGAGCTGCGAAAGTGA